In Gossypium hirsutum isolate 1008001.06 chromosome D06, Gossypium_hirsutum_v2.1, whole genome shotgun sequence, one genomic interval encodes:
- the LOC107901414 gene encoding small glutamine-rich tetratricopeptide repeat-containing protein beta isoform X1, whose translation MERSGCPAFDCRNLAETFKCQVVLLIVMKKRLRKADSNCLHVFAFRAAAYTQICKYNEAIKDCLKSIEIDHNYCKAYSRLGLAYYAQGNYADAIEKGFKKTLRLDPNNQSVIENIRVAEQKLKDEPQRADWDRSASSSHNNQGSNNHSTGSRSHGASPPFSMPFDISALPTNIANMFINMAGSAYQGQPSQNRQGEDRNVNGSEEAGIRMGGGNTNLNFGQMNMPEELTGAFRSMMGMFSGTSPHGNNTPDTNGRSASN comes from the exons ATGGAAAGATCTGGATGTCCGGCATTTGACTGTAGAAATCTGGCTGAGACATTCAAATGTCAAG TTGTTTTGTTAATAGTCATGAAGAAGAGGCTGAGAAAAGCAGACTCAAACTGTCTGCATGTCTTTGCTTTCAG GGCTGCTGCTTATACTCAAATTTGCAAGTACAATGAAGCCATTAAAGACTGTCTTAAATCCATTGAAATCGATCATAATTACTGCAAGGCGTACAGTCGTCTTGGTTTAGCATATTATGCTCAAGGCAACTATGCTGATGCAATTGAGAAAGGATTTAAGAAAA CCTTGCGATTGGATCCAAACAATCAATCTGTTATAGAAAATATTCGG GTAGCTGAGCAGAAATTGAAAGATGAGCCGCAGAGAGCAGACTGGGATCGG AGTGCTAGTTCCAGCCATAATAATCAAGGATCTAATAACCATTCAACTGGATCAAGAAGTCACGGTGCATCACCTCCATTTTCGATGCCTTTCGATATCAGTGCCCTTCCCACCAATATTGCGAACATGTTCATAAATATGGCTGGAAGTGCCTATCAGGGACAACCATCTCAAAACCGGCAAGGGGAAGACAGGAACGTGAATGGATCAGAAGAAGCCGGAATAAGAATGGGTGGGGGGAACACCAACTTGAATTTCGGGCAAATGAACATGCCGGAGGAGTTAACTGGAGCCTTCAGATCTATGATGGGCATGTTCTCAGGGACATCACCCCATGGAAACAACACTCCGGACACAAATGGAAGATCAGCTTCCAACTAA
- the LOC107901414 gene encoding small glutamine-rich tetratricopeptide repeat-containing protein beta isoform X2, which yields MLIRAAAYTQICKYNEAIKDCLKSIEIDHNYCKAYSRLGLAYYAQGNYADAIEKGFKKTLRLDPNNQSVIENIRVAEQKLKDEPQRADWDRSASSSHNNQGSNNHSTGSRSHGASPPFSMPFDISALPTNIANMFINMAGSAYQGQPSQNRQGEDRNVNGSEEAGIRMGGGNTNLNFGQMNMPEELTGAFRSMMGMFSGTSPHGNNTPDTNGRSASN from the exons ATGCTCATCAGGGCTGCTGCTTATACTCAAATTTGCAAGTACAATGAAGCCATTAAAGACTGTCTTAAATCCATTGAAATCGATCATAATTACTGCAAGGCGTACAGTCGTCTTGGTTTAGCATATTATGCTCAAGGCAACTATGCTGATGCAATTGAGAAAGGATTTAAGAAAA CCTTGCGATTGGATCCAAACAATCAATCTGTTATAGAAAATATTCGG GTAGCTGAGCAGAAATTGAAAGATGAGCCGCAGAGAGCAGACTGGGATCGG AGTGCTAGTTCCAGCCATAATAATCAAGGATCTAATAACCATTCAACTGGATCAAGAAGTCACGGTGCATCACCTCCATTTTCGATGCCTTTCGATATCAGTGCCCTTCCCACCAATATTGCGAACATGTTCATAAATATGGCTGGAAGTGCCTATCAGGGACAACCATCTCAAAACCGGCAAGGGGAAGACAGGAACGTGAATGGATCAGAAGAAGCCGGAATAAGAATGGGTGGGGGGAACACCAACTTGAATTTCGGGCAAATGAACATGCCGGAGGAGTTAACTGGAGCCTTCAGATCTATGATGGGCATGTTCTCAGGGACATCACCCCATGGAAACAACACTCCGGACACAAATGGAAGATCAGCTTCCAACTAA